GCTGCTGGTCGTCGTGCCGCTCATGGGAGCCTTCGGATGGGCCTTGCAGCGCTTCGTCCTGCAGCGCACGCTCGGCGACTCGGCGCTTCCGTCGATCCTCGTCACTTTCGGAATAGCGATCATCATCGAGAATGTGCTGCTCGTCACCGAATCGGCGGACCAGAAGCGCATGACGCTCGGTTGGATCGACACCGCCGCCTTGGACCTCGGTGTCATCCGACTCGGGGTCTATCCCCTGGGGCTGTTCATACTGTCGCTGCTGATTCTGGGCGTTCTGTCGCTCGTGATGGCGAAGACACAGTTCGGTCGAGCGGTGCGCGCGATCAGCGAGGATGCACCCACAGTCGAGCTCCTGGGCATTCGGCCCAAGGCGATCTATGCGTGGGCCGGTGCGATCGCGCTGGCGCTGGCTGCCATCGGGGGCGTCGCCTCGGGGATCCAGACGTCTTTCAGCCCGACCTCCGGCGGCATCCTCCTCATCTTCGCGTTCGAAGCCGTCATCATCGGTGGAATCGGCAGCCTGTGGGGAACATTCCTGGGGGCTCTCGTCCTCGGTGTCGCACAGACCGTGGGCGCCAGCTACTTCCCTTCGCAGGGGATTCTGATCGGAAACATCGTGTTCCTCATCTTCCTGGCGTTCCTGCCCCAGGGACTGAGCGGAAAGGTGAAGCGCTCATGACCGCCACCAGAACCGAGACGGCCCCGGTGACCATCAGCCGGTGGACCCGCACATCGAGATTCGGGACTCCCGCAGCGGTGGTGCTCTTCGCGGGCCTGTTCGCCCTGCCGTTCCTGACGGCTCTGTCGAACGTACGCTCCGTGACCGACCTCCTCGTGCTGATCATCCTGGCATCGATGTGGAACCTGATGGCCGGCTACGGCGGGATGGAGTCAGTGGGCCAGCAGGCATACATCGGCCTCGGGGCCTACGGGCTCGTCGTCCTGGCGGACCAACTGGGAATCAACATCTTCCTCGCTGTGCCCCTCGCGGGGGCGATCGCCGGCGTGATCGCCTTTCTGATCTCGTTTCTCGCGTTCCGGCTCATCGGGGGGTATTTCGCCATCGGAACGTGGGTCATCGCGGAGGTCGTCAAGCTCATCATCACGCAGTTCCCTTCTCTGGGATTGGGCAGCGGCATGTCCCTCTACGCGATGTCGCCCTTCGACAGGGATCTGCGGATCGCGGTCAGCTACTGGATCGCGCTGGGAGTCACCGTGCTCGCGCTCGTCACGTGCGTCTTCCTCGTTCGCTCCGGCTTCGGCCTCGGGCTGACCGCTGTCCGCGACGACCCCACCGCAGCTGCGACATCGGGGGTGGATGTGAACCGGGCCAAGCGGCTCGTATTCGTCATCTCAGGCATCGGAACGGGGATGGCGGGCGCCATCATCGCCATCTCGACGCTCCGGGTCCAACCGGATTCGCTGTTCTCGGTCCAGTGGTCCGTACTCATGATCTTCATGGTCGTCATTGGAGGCGTGGGTTCCATCGAAGGCCCCGTCATCGGCGCGATCATCTTCTGGGGCCTCCGGGAAGTTCTCGCCGACTACGGCTCGCTCTACTTAATTCTCCTGGGAGCCGTGGCCATCGTGTTCGCGCTGTTCTTCCGAGGCGGAGTATGGGGGCTGATCCAGAGGCGCCGGCGATTCTCCATCTTCCCCGTCGGCTACTCGGCCTCCTTCCGCACCTCCGAATAGCACAGCGGACCTCCGTCGCGCGCTCGATCCGTTCGCGGTAGACTGTTCGCACAGCGTACGTGCGTTCGCAGAGCGAACACCTTGGAGGTGGCTGAGTGATCGACAAGACCGTAGGGTCCGTCGATGAGGCTGTGGCCGGCATCCATGACGGAGCCGTCGTCATGATCGGCGGGTTCGGCCGAGCCGGACAACCCGTCGAGCTCATCGATGCGCTCATCGCGCAGGGCGCGCGCGACCTCACGGTTGTGAACAACAACGCAGGCAACGGCGATGCCGGGCTCGCCGCGCTCCTCGCGAGGAAGCGTGTGCGCAAGATCGTCTGCTCCTTCCCACGCCAGCATGACTCGTGGGTGTTCGACGGGCTCTACCGCGCAGGCGAGATCGAACTGGAGCTCGTCCCGCAGGGGAACCTGGCCGAGCGCATCCGCGCAGCGGGTGCCGGCATCGGCGCCTTCTATTCGCCGACCGGCGTCGGCACGCAGCTCACCGAGGGCAAGGAGATCCGAGTGATCGACGGACGCTCGTTCGCCCTGGAGTACCCGATCCGTGCCGACGTCGCGCTCGTGAGCGCGTACCGCGGCGACCGGTGGGGAAATCTCGTCTACCGAGAGACAGCGCGCAACTTCGGGCCGATCATGGCGGCGGCCGCCACGACGACCATTGTTCAGGTCGACACGATCGTGCCCCTCGGGTCGCTCGACCCGGAGACGGTAGTCACGCCCGGCATCTACATCGACCGCGTCGTCGCGGTCGGTGAGCGCCCCTGGCTGCAGGACGGCGTGTTCATCGGCGGAGTGGATCTCGAAGGTCAGCCGCTCGACGCGGGCGCCGCCTCAGGGACCGAGGTCGACCAATGAACGCCGAGGCAGAGCGGGTCACCCGGATCTCTCGAGAACAGCTTGCCAGGCGCATCGCCCGCGACATCCCGGAGGGGTCATTCGTCAATCTCGGCATCGGCGCACCCACGCTCGTTGCCGACTACCTTCCCGACGATCAGGAGATCATCCTCCATACCGAGAACGGCATGCTCGGAATGGGCGCCCGACCCGCCCTGGGCGAGATCGATCCGGACCTCATCAATGCGGGCAAGCAGCCGGTCACCGCCCTCGCGGGCGCCGCCTTTTTCCACCACGCCGACTCCTTCGCAATGATGCGCGGCGGACATCTCGATGTGTGCGTGCTCGGCGCGTTCCAGGTGTCGCAGTCGGGTGACCTGGCGAACTGGTCCACCGGAGCACCCGGCGCCATCCCCGCGGTCGGCGGAGCGATGGACCTCGCCATCGGCGCGAAGCAGGTCTACGTGATGACGGATCTGCTCACCAAGACCGGAGAGCCCAAGCTCGTCGAGGCATGCACCTACCCGCTCACCGGTATGGGTTGCGTGACACGCGTGTACACCGACCACGCCGTCTTCGATGTCACGCCGGAGGGCTTCTCGGTGCGCGAGGCATTCGGCGAGAACTCGGTCGAGCTCCTCGCCCGGCTGACCGGCCTGAGGTTGACGGATGCCGCGCTCAGCGGCATCCGGGAAGGCGAATGACGATGACCACCTTTGTGTACGACGCCGTCCGCACGCCCTTCGGCCGTGCCGGCGGCGCCCTGGCCGCAGTGCGTCCAGACGACCTGGCGGCAGTGGTGATGAAGGCGACGGTCGAGCGGACCGGCCTGGATCCCGCGCGAGTCGATGATGTGATCTTCGGCGACGCGAACCAGGCCGGCGAGGACAACCGCAACGTCGCGCGCATGGGCGCGCTGCTCGCAGGGTTTCCGACCACGGTGACGGGCGTCACGGTCAATCGGCTTTGCGCCTCGTCGGTCGAGGCGGTCATCCAGGGCTCGCGCGCCATCGACTCGGGCGACGTCGACCTCGTGCTCGCCGGCGGCGTGGAGTCGATGAGCCGTGCACCCTACGTCGTCGAGAAGTCGCCGCGTCCGTGGCCGAGCGTCGGCAATCAGACACTGTGGAACACGGCCATCGGATGGCGCATGACCAACCCGAGGCTGCCGGAGGACTGGACCATCTCCAACGGTGAGGCCGCCGAGCTGATTGCCCGCGAGTGGGGCATCACGAGAGATGCGCAGGACGCCTTCGCCGTGCGCTCGCACCGACTCGCGGCAGCCGCCTGGGCAGAGGGTCTGTACGACGCCGAGACCGTGCAGGTGCCCGGCATCGTACTCGCCCGCGACGAAGGCATCCGCGACGACACCTCGATCGAGAAGCTCGCCGGGCTGAGGGCGCTCTTCGCCGATTCTGAGGGCACCGTCACCGCAGGCAACTCATCGCCGATCAACGATGGCGCCTCCGCGGTGCTCCTCGGCCGCGAGCATGCGCTGACGGCCGAACCGCTGGCCCGGATCACCGGCCGGGCGTCGCACGGCGTCGATCCGGACAGATTCCCGATCGCGCCGATCGAGGCGGCGAACAAGGCTCTGACGCGGGCCGGCCGCACCTGGGCAGACGTGGACTTCGTCGAGCTCAACGAGGCATTCGCGTCGCAGTCGCTGGCCTGTCTGGCGGGCTGGCCCGAGCTCGACCCCGACAAGCTCAACATCCATGGCGGTGCACTCGCGATCGGACATCCGCTCGGGGCCTCGGGCGGGCGCATCATCGGCCACGCGGCGCACGAACTCGCACGTCGCGGCCGCGGCATCGCGGTCGCCGCGATCTGCATCGGCGTCGGGCAGGGCCTCGCCGTTGTGCTCGAACGCTGAACGGCCGACGCGCGGGTGGATACGGTGAGTCGGTGACCGAGAACAGCGAGAATCCTGGCGCAGGAGCGGGGAGAGACACCGTTCAGTCCCTGGTTCGCGGGCTTGCCGTGATACGCGCGTTCGATGCGGAGCATCCCGAACTCACGCTGAGCGAGGTGGCGCGCCGCGCGGGGATCACGCGCGCCGCCGCCGGACGGTTCCTGCGCACCCTCGAGCAGGTGAGCTACGTCCGCGGCTCTGCCGAGCCCGCGGGTGGAAGGACCTTCGCCCTCACTCCGCGCGTGCTCGAGCTCG
This window of the Microbacterium sp. SSM24 genome carries:
- a CDS encoding branched-chain amino acid ABC transporter permease, whose amino-acid sequence is MNLLDAVAQGLMLGGLYAIFAAGLSLIFGVMKIVSLSYGAFAVMAAFLALHFTEATGWSPVLSLLVVVPLMGAFGWALQRFVLQRTLGDSALPSILVTFGIAIIIENVLLVTESADQKRMTLGWIDTAALDLGVIRLGVYPLGLFILSLLILGVLSLVMAKTQFGRAVRAISEDAPTVELLGIRPKAIYAWAGAIALALAAIGGVASGIQTSFSPTSGGILLIFAFEAVIIGGIGSLWGTFLGALVLGVAQTVGASYFPSQGILIGNIVFLIFLAFLPQGLSGKVKRS
- a CDS encoding branched-chain amino acid ABC transporter permease, producing MTATRTETAPVTISRWTRTSRFGTPAAVVLFAGLFALPFLTALSNVRSVTDLLVLIILASMWNLMAGYGGMESVGQQAYIGLGAYGLVVLADQLGINIFLAVPLAGAIAGVIAFLISFLAFRLIGGYFAIGTWVIAEVVKLIITQFPSLGLGSGMSLYAMSPFDRDLRIAVSYWIALGVTVLALVTCVFLVRSGFGLGLTAVRDDPTAAATSGVDVNRAKRLVFVISGIGTGMAGAIIAISTLRVQPDSLFSVQWSVLMIFMVVIGGVGSIEGPVIGAIIFWGLREVLADYGSLYLILLGAVAIVFALFFRGGVWGLIQRRRRFSIFPVGYSASFRTSE
- a CDS encoding 3-oxoacid CoA-transferase subunit A; this translates as MIDKTVGSVDEAVAGIHDGAVVMIGGFGRAGQPVELIDALIAQGARDLTVVNNNAGNGDAGLAALLARKRVRKIVCSFPRQHDSWVFDGLYRAGEIELELVPQGNLAERIRAAGAGIGAFYSPTGVGTQLTEGKEIRVIDGRSFALEYPIRADVALVSAYRGDRWGNLVYRETARNFGPIMAAAATTTIVQVDTIVPLGSLDPETVVTPGIYIDRVVAVGERPWLQDGVFIGGVDLEGQPLDAGAASGTEVDQ
- a CDS encoding 3-oxoacid CoA-transferase subunit B, whose amino-acid sequence is MNAEAERVTRISREQLARRIARDIPEGSFVNLGIGAPTLVADYLPDDQEIILHTENGMLGMGARPALGEIDPDLINAGKQPVTALAGAAFFHHADSFAMMRGGHLDVCVLGAFQVSQSGDLANWSTGAPGAIPAVGGAMDLAIGAKQVYVMTDLLTKTGEPKLVEACTYPLTGMGCVTRVYTDHAVFDVTPEGFSVREAFGENSVELLARLTGLRLTDAALSGIREGE
- a CDS encoding thiolase family protein, with protein sequence MTTFVYDAVRTPFGRAGGALAAVRPDDLAAVVMKATVERTGLDPARVDDVIFGDANQAGEDNRNVARMGALLAGFPTTVTGVTVNRLCASSVEAVIQGSRAIDSGDVDLVLAGGVESMSRAPYVVEKSPRPWPSVGNQTLWNTAIGWRMTNPRLPEDWTISNGEAAELIAREWGITRDAQDAFAVRSHRLAAAAWAEGLYDAETVQVPGIVLARDEGIRDDTSIEKLAGLRALFADSEGTVTAGNSSPINDGASAVLLGREHALTAEPLARITGRASHGVDPDRFPIAPIEAANKALTRAGRTWADVDFVELNEAFASQSLACLAGWPELDPDKLNIHGGALAIGHPLGASGGRIIGHAAHELARRGRGIAVAAICIGVGQGLAVVLER